One genomic region from Bradyrhizobium icense encodes:
- a CDS encoding IS1182 family transposase, whose translation MADEGLFGELPEQVKPRAGAEPRGAPRLREPMREQIELRAVDIESLIGQEHPARVIWGYVEGLDLSELEDRVKARENTPGHPPPSPRLLLALWLYATSDGVGSARALARLCENHDVYRWLCGGVSMNYHTLSDFRVGCADLLDRLLSEHLAALSKAGLVDLEKLTQDGVRIRANAGTGSFRREATLDRQMAQAQAIVEELKREVDADPEASNRRIRAARERAARERSERVQAAQAALAEIKRKRKQLDEKGGNGKKPKEPRASTTDPQARVMKMADAGFRPAYNVQVASAAGELIVVTVDVDNNGSDRGLMRPMLERTRSLLGCFPRRHLVDGGFCSAEDIEWAHGKGVDVYCPPTQSRSGIDPYLPRPGDSPGVLAWRARMASEDGKAQYRARTICECIHARWRNWDLRQLTVRGIDKVRAVVLWFALTNNILQGHRLAKT comes from the coding sequence ATGGCTGACGAAGGGCTCTTTGGAGAATTGCCGGAACAGGTAAAGCCCCGAGCGGGTGCGGAGCCGCGTGGAGCGCCGCGACTGCGCGAGCCAATGCGCGAGCAGATCGAACTTCGCGCTGTGGATATCGAGAGCCTGATCGGGCAAGAGCATCCGGCGCGCGTGATCTGGGGCTATGTTGAGGGGCTGGACCTGAGCGAGCTTGAGGATCGGGTCAAGGCGCGGGAGAATACGCCCGGCCATCCGCCGCCATCGCCACGACTGCTGCTGGCTCTTTGGCTTTACGCCACGAGCGATGGCGTGGGCAGCGCGCGTGCCTTGGCCCGCCTCTGCGAGAACCATGACGTCTATCGCTGGCTCTGTGGCGGGGTGTCGATGAACTATCACACGCTGTCGGACTTCCGGGTCGGTTGTGCCGACCTGCTCGACCGGTTGCTGAGCGAGCATCTGGCGGCGCTGAGCAAGGCGGGGCTGGTCGATCTGGAGAAGTTGACCCAAGACGGGGTGCGGATACGGGCCAATGCGGGGACCGGATCGTTCCGGCGCGAGGCGACGCTGGATCGGCAGATGGCGCAGGCCCAGGCGATAGTGGAGGAGCTGAAGCGCGAGGTCGATGCGGATCCGGAAGCCAGCAATCGGCGCATCCGGGCCGCCAGGGAGCGCGCGGCGCGCGAACGCAGCGAGCGCGTACAGGCTGCGCAAGCGGCGCTGGCCGAGATCAAGCGCAAGCGAAAGCAACTCGACGAGAAGGGCGGCAATGGCAAAAAGCCGAAGGAACCGCGGGCCTCTACCACAGACCCGCAGGCACGGGTGATGAAGATGGCGGATGCCGGCTTCCGTCCAGCCTACAACGTGCAGGTGGCCAGTGCAGCGGGCGAGCTGATCGTGGTCACGGTCGATGTCGATAACAATGGATCGGATCGCGGCCTGATGCGGCCGATGCTGGAACGAACGCGCTCACTGCTGGGCTGCTTTCCCCGCCGCCACCTCGTCGATGGCGGGTTCTGCAGCGCCGAGGACATCGAGTGGGCGCATGGCAAAGGCGTTGACGTCTACTGCCCACCAACACAATCCAGGAGTGGCATCGATCCTTATTTGCCCCGGCCCGGCGACAGCCCGGGCGTGTTGGCCTGGCGTGCCCGCATGGCCAGCGAAGATGGCAAGGCGCAGTACCGAGCCCGCACGATCTGCGAATGCATCCATGCCCGCTGGCGCAACTGGGACCTGCGGCAATTGACCGTCCGCGGCATCGACAAGGTCCGCGCCGTCGTGCTCTGGTTCGCGCTCACCAACAACATCTTGCAGGGCCACCGTCTCGCCAAAACCTAG
- a CDS encoding TIGR02594 family protein: protein MSQLFAFRRSLRFVALALCSASIFVFVSPASAKPNHGAGQHARAHRAGHHVKHYTYRHHRHALRMSRWERRGAHMQAGGFAENNPSFMGTSFMGSSAEMVTPGGFVSSNKAARADRAGRRARLRHAAHASRWERAVTQMHARGLADANASVTPGTSVESSSTVTPTAGAMASGYTSSNVVAEARKYLGGNPTGRGSLWCARFMNMVLQHSGYRGTGSDMASSFAKYGQRISGPQVGAIAVMSRGRRGGHVGVITGIDAKGNPIMISGNSGNRVREMPVSRGRIYAYVMPTN from the coding sequence ATGAGTCAGTTGTTTGCGTTTCGCCGGTCGCTTCGTTTCGTCGCGTTGGCACTATGTTCGGCTTCCATCTTCGTATTTGTCTCTCCGGCTTCAGCAAAACCAAATCACGGCGCAGGGCAACACGCTCGCGCCCATCGCGCCGGCCATCACGTCAAGCATTACACATATCGCCACCATCGCCATGCTCTCAGGATGTCGCGCTGGGAGCGCAGGGGTGCACACATGCAGGCGGGCGGCTTTGCCGAGAACAACCCGAGCTTCATGGGAACGAGCTTCATGGGAAGTAGCGCCGAGATGGTGACACCCGGCGGTTTCGTCTCGTCCAACAAGGCAGCGCGCGCCGATCGCGCCGGCCGTCGTGCCCGGCTCCGGCACGCCGCGCACGCATCGCGCTGGGAGCGCGCGGTCACCCAGATGCACGCGCGCGGCCTTGCCGATGCCAACGCAAGCGTCACGCCGGGAACGAGCGTCGAATCCAGTTCAACGGTAACGCCGACCGCCGGCGCGATGGCCTCAGGCTACACCTCATCGAACGTCGTCGCCGAGGCACGGAAATATCTCGGCGGCAATCCGACGGGACGCGGCAGCCTGTGGTGCGCCCGCTTCATGAATATGGTGCTGCAGCATTCCGGGTATCGCGGCACCGGCTCGGACATGGCGAGCTCGTTCGCCAAATACGGTCAGCGCATTTCCGGCCCGCAGGTCGGCGCCATCGCCGTGATGTCGCGCGGCCGCCGCGGCGGCCATGTCGGCGTCATCACCGGCATCGACGCCAAGGGCAATCCGATCATGATCTCCGGCAACAGCGGCAACCGCGTCCGCGAGATGCCGGTCTCGCGCGGCCGGATCTACGCCTACGTCATGCCGACGAACTGA
- a CDS encoding alpha/beta fold hydrolase, which yields MPYAVAKDSVRLHYEEAGNGTPIIFLHEFAADHTNWEPQMRYFSRGHRCIAYSARGYPPSDVPDTADVYTYEHFYTDALAVLDHLGIAKAHFVGLSMGSYSSLQVGLNSPERALSMTLAAVGAGSSLEHLDAFRAQCVANAAQYETIGSVEVAKVTREAPSRIPFLLKDPRGHADFYAALARHDARGSANTMRSFQGKRPSIYTMTDAIRRVPTPALILCGDEDDNCIGPSLFLKQHLPAAGLSFFPKSGHVLNLEEPSLFNEMVERFIALVEAGRWPVRDPRSMVAAMV from the coding sequence ATGCCCTATGCCGTCGCCAAGGATAGCGTCCGTCTTCATTATGAAGAGGCCGGAAACGGGACGCCGATCATCTTCCTGCACGAGTTCGCGGCCGACCACACCAATTGGGAGCCGCAGATGCGCTACTTCTCGCGCGGCCATCGCTGCATCGCCTATTCGGCGCGCGGCTATCCACCCTCCGACGTGCCTGATACGGCCGACGTCTACACTTACGAGCATTTCTACACCGACGCGCTCGCCGTGCTCGATCACCTCGGCATCGCGAAAGCGCATTTCGTCGGCCTGTCGATGGGCTCCTATTCCTCGCTGCAGGTCGGCCTCAATTCGCCGGAGCGTGCGCTGTCGATGACGCTCGCCGCCGTGGGCGCCGGCTCGTCACTCGAACATCTCGACGCCTTCCGCGCGCAATGCGTCGCCAATGCCGCGCAGTATGAAACGATCGGTTCAGTTGAAGTCGCAAAGGTGACGCGCGAGGCGCCGAGCCGGATTCCGTTTCTGCTGAAGGACCCGCGTGGCCACGCCGATTTCTACGCGGCACTGGCGCGGCATGACGCCAGGGGCTCGGCCAACACCATGCGCAGCTTTCAAGGCAAGCGGCCCTCGATCTACACCATGACGGATGCGATCCGACGCGTGCCGACGCCGGCATTGATCCTGTGCGGCGACGAGGACGACAATTGCATCGGGCCGAGCCTGTTCCTGAAGCAGCATCTGCCGGCCGCGGGGCTTTCGTTCTTTCCGAAGTCAGGCCACGTGCTCAATCTCGAAGAGCCTTCGCTGTTCAACGAGATGGTCGAGCGGTTCATCGCGCTGGTGGAAGCCGGCCGATGGCCGGTGCGGGACCCGAGGTCGATGGTGGCCGCGATGGTCTGA
- the metW gene encoding methionine biosynthesis protein MetW gives MALQEQALPLGGIAPDRTGKYRTDHLLVAEMIPAGSKVLDVGCGDGELLQLLESRGIDGRGIELSREGVNRCVAKGLAVVQGDADTDLVNYPDDAFDYVILSQTLQATRQPKPVLENLLRIGRRAIVSFPNFGFWKMRLQLLVGGHMPRTENLPATWYDTPNIHFCTIKDFVQLCDEINVKMERAVALDLYGRPVPLNLPWWVWNMFGEQGVFLLSRGGKGK, from the coding sequence ATGGCCCTTCAGGAACAAGCGTTGCCGCTCGGCGGCATAGCGCCCGATCGCACCGGCAAGTATCGCACCGATCATCTCCTCGTCGCCGAAATGATTCCGGCCGGCTCAAAAGTGCTCGACGTCGGCTGCGGCGACGGCGAACTGCTGCAGCTCCTGGAGAGCCGCGGCATCGACGGCCGCGGCATCGAGCTGTCGCGCGAGGGCGTCAACCGTTGCGTCGCCAAGGGGCTGGCCGTGGTGCAGGGCGACGCCGATACCGACCTCGTCAACTATCCAGACGATGCCTTCGATTACGTGATCCTTTCGCAGACGCTGCAGGCGACGCGACAGCCGAAGCCGGTGCTGGAAAACCTGCTGCGCATCGGCCGGCGCGCGATCGTGTCGTTCCCGAATTTCGGCTTCTGGAAGATGCGGCTGCAACTGCTCGTCGGCGGCCACATGCCGCGCACGGAGAACCTGCCGGCGACATGGTACGACACGCCGAACATCCATTTCTGCACCATCAAGGACTTCGTCCAGCTCTGCGACGAGATCAACGTCAAGATGGAGCGCGCGGTGGCGCTGGATCTCTACGGCCGCCCGGTGCCGCTGAACCTGCCCTGGTGGGTCTGGAACATGTTCGGCGAGCAGGGCGTGTTTTTGCTGAGCCGGGGCGGGAAGGGGAAATAG
- the metX gene encoding homoserine O-acetyltransferase MetX, whose amino-acid sequence MTQLQSVSSPSIHSEDRAHEADHPTSPVAKFGIDQPLKLDCGIDLAPFQIAYQTYGELNADRSNAILICHALTLDQHVANVHPLTGKAGWWEIMVGPGRPLDTDRYFIICSNVIGGCMGSTGPASTNPATGKAWGLDFPIITIPDMVRAQAMLLDRLGIETLLCVIGGSMGGMQVLQWTAAYPERVFSALPVACSTRHSAQNIAFHELGRQAVMADPDWHHGRYFERGTHPHRGLAVARMAGHITYLSDAALHRKFGRRMQDRELPTFSFDADFQVESYLRYQGSSFVERFDANSYLYLTRAMDYFDIAADHDGVLAEAFRGIKTRFCVVSFTSDWLFPTSESRALVHALNASSARVSFAEIETDRGHDAFLLDVPEFFDISRAFLESAGKARGLDSTGG is encoded by the coding sequence ATGACACAATTGCAGTCGGTATCCAGTCCGTCGATTCACAGCGAGGACCGCGCCCACGAGGCCGATCATCCGACCTCGCCGGTGGCCAAATTCGGCATCGATCAGCCCTTGAAGCTCGATTGCGGCATCGATCTCGCGCCATTCCAGATCGCCTACCAGACCTATGGCGAGCTGAACGCCGACCGCTCCAACGCGATCCTGATCTGCCACGCGCTGACGCTCGATCAGCATGTTGCCAACGTGCACCCTCTGACCGGCAAGGCCGGCTGGTGGGAAATCATGGTCGGCCCCGGCCGCCCGCTCGACACCGATAGATATTTCATCATCTGCTCGAACGTGATCGGCGGCTGCATGGGATCGACCGGTCCGGCCTCGACTAATCCAGCGACCGGCAAGGCGTGGGGGCTGGATTTTCCGATCATCACCATCCCCGACATGGTCCGCGCGCAGGCCATGTTGCTCGACCGGCTGGGCATCGAAACGTTGTTGTGCGTGATCGGCGGCTCGATGGGCGGCATGCAGGTGCTGCAATGGACGGCAGCCTATCCGGAACGGGTGTTTTCCGCGCTGCCGGTCGCCTGCTCGACGCGTCATTCGGCGCAGAACATTGCGTTTCACGAACTCGGCCGGCAGGCCGTGATGGCCGATCCGGACTGGCACCACGGGCGTTATTTCGAACGCGGCACGCATCCGCATCGCGGATTGGCGGTGGCGCGGATGGCGGGACACATCACCTATCTCTCCGACGCCGCGCTGCATCGCAAGTTCGGTCGGCGGATGCAGGATCGCGAGCTGCCGACGTTTTCGTTCGATGCGGATTTCCAGGTCGAAAGCTATCTGCGCTATCAGGGCTCGTCGTTCGTCGAGCGCTTCGACGCCAACAGCTATCTCTATCTGACGCGCGCGATGGACTATTTCGATATCGCCGCCGACCATGACGGCGTGCTGGCGGAAGCATTTCGCGGCATCAAGACCCGCTTCTGCGTGGTGTCGTTCACCTCCGATTGGCTGTTTCCGACCTCGGAATCGCGCGCGCTGGTGCATGCGCTGAACGCCTCCAGTGCGCGGGTGTCGTTCGCCGAGATCGAGACTGACCGCGGCCACGATGCCTTCCTGCTCGACGTGCCCGAGTTCTTCGACATTTCTCGCGCCTTCCTGGAATCCGCGGGCAAGGCGCGCGGCCTTGATAGTACAGGCGGTTGA
- a CDS encoding chorismate mutase, with translation MSKAPPAPPSLQELRKEIDAIDEQVHRLLMARGDIIDRLIQVKQTQEVGSAFRPAREASMMRSLVERHRGILPLDTIESIWRVIISTFTYVQAPFSVHADVSVGEPAMRDSARFHFGFVVPYVGHFSAQAAVEAVAKSKGDLALVSAVSSRTPWWSALEAEGAPKIIARLPFLERADHPAALPVFVISRVADDAMVTEVQMWSVRVSGWNADIARALAPLAEIVAVPDTAFDGAALLVSDAGTGFEKIKAALIQAGASVRSSALVGSHATRYTVPPNGSAKP, from the coding sequence ATGTCCAAGGCTCCCCCGGCTCCGCCCTCGCTGCAGGAATTGCGCAAGGAGATCGACGCGATCGACGAGCAGGTCCATCGCCTCTTGATGGCGCGCGGCGACATCATCGACCGGCTGATCCAGGTGAAACAGACCCAGGAAGTGGGCTCGGCGTTCCGGCCCGCGCGCGAGGCCAGCATGATGCGCAGCCTGGTCGAGCGCCACCGCGGCATCCTGCCGCTCGACACCATCGAGAGCATCTGGCGCGTCATCATCTCGACCTTCACTTACGTCCAGGCGCCGTTCTCGGTGCATGCGGATGTCTCGGTCGGCGAGCCCGCGATGCGGGATTCGGCGCGGTTTCACTTCGGCTTTGTGGTGCCCTATGTCGGGCATTTCAGCGCACAGGCCGCGGTGGAAGCGGTCGCGAAGTCGAAGGGCGATCTGGCGCTGGTCTCGGCGGTCTCGAGCCGCACGCCGTGGTGGAGTGCGCTGGAAGCCGAAGGGGCGCCAAAAATCATTGCCCGGCTGCCGTTCCTCGAACGCGCCGATCATCCGGCGGCGCTGCCGGTGTTCGTGATCTCGCGCGTCGCCGATGATGCCATGGTGACGGAGGTGCAGATGTGGAGCGTGCGCGTCTCGGGGTGGAACGCCGATATCGCCCGCGCGCTGGCGCCGCTCGCCGAAATCGTCGCGGTGCCCGATACCGCTTTCGACGGCGCGGCGCTTTTGGTGTCGGATGCCGGCACCGGGTTCGAAAAGATCAAGGCCGCCCTGATCCAGGCCGGCGCCTCGGTGCGCTCTTCGGCTCTCGTCGGCAGCCACGCAACGCGCTATACGGTGCCCCCGAACGGGTCGGCGAAGCCTTAA
- the hisC gene encoding histidinol-phosphate transaminase: MNRPVPNPGILDIAPYTPGKTPVPEPGRKVFKLSANETPFGPSPKAIEAYKDVADHLEDYPEGTSRVLREAIGRAYGLDPSRIICGAGSDEILNLLAHTYLSHGDEAISTTHGFLVYPIATMANGAKNVIAPETNFTADVDAILARVTPRTKLVWLANPNNPTGTYVPFDEVKRLRAGLPSNVLLVLDAAYSDYVSRNDYELGLELVATTENTVMTHTFSKIHGLASLRIGWMFGPAHIIDAVNRIRGPFNVSTPAMLAAVAAIEDTAHVQKSKAFTEEWRNWLTEEIGRLGLKVTPSVANFVLIHFPTEKGKTSADADAFLTKRGLVLRALNNYGLPHALRMTIGTEEANRLVVDALRDFMAAK, translated from the coding sequence ATGAACCGCCCCGTGCCGAATCCCGGCATTCTCGATATTGCGCCCTACACGCCCGGCAAGACGCCGGTGCCGGAGCCGGGCCGCAAGGTGTTCAAGCTGTCGGCCAACGAGACCCCGTTCGGGCCGTCGCCGAAGGCGATCGAAGCCTACAAGGACGTGGCTGATCATCTGGAGGACTATCCGGAAGGAACCTCGCGGGTGCTGCGCGAAGCGATCGGCCGCGCCTACGGGCTCGATCCCAGCCGCATCATCTGTGGCGCCGGCTCGGACGAAATTCTCAACCTTTTGGCGCACACCTATCTCAGCCATGGGGATGAAGCGATCTCCACCACGCACGGCTTCCTGGTCTACCCGATCGCGACCATGGCGAACGGCGCCAAGAACGTCATTGCGCCCGAGACCAATTTCACCGCCGACGTCGACGCCATCCTCGCGCGCGTGACGCCGCGCACGAAACTGGTGTGGCTCGCCAACCCGAATAACCCGACTGGCACCTACGTGCCGTTCGATGAGGTCAAGCGGCTGCGCGCTGGCCTGCCATCGAATGTGCTGCTGGTGCTCGACGCTGCGTACTCCGACTACGTGTCGCGCAACGATTACGAACTCGGCCTGGAGCTGGTGGCCACCACCGAAAATACCGTGATGACGCATACCTTCTCCAAGATTCACGGGCTGGCCAGCTTACGGATCGGCTGGATGTTCGGCCCGGCGCACATCATCGATGCCGTCAACCGCATCCGAGGTCCCTTCAACGTCTCGACGCCGGCGATGCTGGCAGCGGTCGCCGCGATCGAGGACACCGCGCATGTCCAGAAGTCGAAGGCGTTCACCGAGGAGTGGCGCAACTGGCTGACGGAAGAGATCGGCAGACTCGGACTGAAGGTGACGCCGAGCGTCGCCAATTTCGTGCTGATCCACTTCCCGACCGAGAAGGGCAAAACCTCAGCCGACGCAGACGCGTTCCTCACCAAACGCGGCCTGGTGCTGCGGGCGTTGAACAATTACGGCCTGCCGCACGCGCTACGCATGACCATCGGTACCGAGGAAGCCAACCGCCTCGTCGTCGACGCCTTGCGCGACTTCATGGCGGCCAAGTGA
- a CDS encoding prephenate/arogenate dehydrogenase family protein, translating into MSAVPIFRRVALIGFGLIGGSIARAVRAQGLASEIVTTARSEKTRARVTELGIVDRVLETNAEAVNDADLVILCIPVGACGPVAQEIAPFLKAGAIVSDVGSVKGAIVREMAPHLPGHVHFVPAHPVAGTEHSGPDSGFAELFINRWCILTPPEGTDPMPVETLRAFWAGMGAKVEIMTPDHHDLVLAITSHLPHLIAYTIVGTADELAQVTSSEVIKFSAGGFRDFTRIAASDPTMWRDVFLNNKEAVLEMLGTFNEDLSKLTRAIRRNDGEALFEHFTRTRAIRRGIVEIGQDSAAPDFGRPHPPLEKKAE; encoded by the coding sequence GTGAGCGCGGTACCGATCTTCCGACGCGTCGCGCTGATCGGCTTCGGCCTGATCGGCGGCTCGATCGCGCGCGCGGTGCGGGCCCAGGGGCTTGCGAGCGAAATCGTCACCACCGCGCGTTCGGAAAAGACGCGCGCGCGGGTTACCGAACTCGGCATCGTCGATCGCGTGCTGGAGACCAACGCCGAGGCCGTCAACGACGCCGACCTCGTCATTCTCTGCATCCCGGTCGGCGCCTGCGGCCCAGTCGCGCAGGAGATAGCGCCTTTCCTGAAAGCCGGCGCGATCGTTTCCGACGTCGGCTCGGTCAAGGGCGCCATCGTCCGCGAAATGGCGCCGCATTTGCCGGGCCATGTTCATTTCGTTCCGGCACATCCGGTCGCGGGCACCGAGCACTCGGGTCCCGATTCCGGCTTCGCCGAACTGTTCATCAACCGCTGGTGCATTCTCACGCCGCCCGAGGGCACCGATCCTATGCCGGTCGAAACTCTGCGCGCGTTCTGGGCCGGCATGGGCGCCAAGGTCGAGATCATGACGCCGGATCATCACGACCTGGTGCTGGCGATCACCAGTCATCTGCCGCATCTGATCGCCTACACCATCGTCGGCACCGCGGACGAATTGGCGCAGGTGACGTCGTCGGAAGTGATCAAATTCTCCGCCGGCGGCTTTCGCGACTTCACCCGCATCGCAGCCTCGGACCCGACGATGTGGCGCGACGTGTTCTTGAACAACAAGGAGGCCGTGCTGGAAATGCTCGGCACCTTCAACGAGGATTTGTCAAAACTCACCCGGGCCATCCGCCGCAACGACGGCGAGGCGCTGTTCGAGCATTTCACCCGCACCCGCGCCATCCGCCGCGGCATCGTCGAGATCGGCCAGGATTCGGCCGCGCCGGATTTCGGCCGCCCGCAT